The nucleotide window CAGGCCATCCGTGCGGGCATTGACTGCTTCCAGTGCCCCCTCTGCAGAGATGCGGATGCCTTCCTCTCTGACATGCTCATCATGGGCATCCGAATCCCACTCAGGTTGGTGTTTTTCTGCCCGCTCTTGAGAATCAAGGGCACAAGCGCTGCGCCTGCCCAGGGATGGCTCCGGCAGGCCGGGCCCTTTGCTGCCCGTGACCCCAGGCTGCCCTCAGCTTCAAGGGGAAGCTGGAAATGGGCTTGGAGTGgaagagcagggctgctctgcagcagccttagtccaggggcagcaggagctcattgcattttctcctttctctggcAGTGGACCAATGTGGGAGGACGGCAATGCATACGCATCGTTGGGAGTGAGACACGGGCGCTGTGATGCCACCGAGTGCCTTTGTccacagggcagggagcaggcagagggagaggGGTGAGTTAGCTCAGCAGCCCTTGGGGGCTACGCGTGGGATCTCAGGCTAGGGGAACAAGCACTCCTTGCCTTGATGCACTTTGTCCTCACAGCCACAAcccctttcttttcccaggcCCTGGGAGATGCTcctgtgcagctcctgtgctgcagaaggcaCTCACcggtgctgctcccagctgagcAACAGCGCGGACGAGTGGGAGTGCCAAGCCTGTGCTGGCGTGGGCACCGGTAAGAGGCAAATAGCCATGTGGGGGCCAGGCAAGGCCTGGCAGCGGGTGCCCGAGACAGCCTTGCCAAAGTCTCTCTGGCCCAAGCTGGATGGCAGCCTGGCCCGCGCCGGGGCTGGACGCCCACCCTGCTGACCTTCCTGACTTTCCCCCTTACAGCCTCCACTGTCAACTCAGAGGACACCGGCCCCAGCACCGCCAGCCAGCAAGGactgctgccatcccacagTTCCACTGcacctgagagcagcagctccagcactgccagccaggcAGCATCACGGCCTGGTCACAGTTCCCAGGTGCCTGACAGCGGCAGCCAGTCCAGCCAGCCTGGGACAGGCCAAAGCCATGCTGCAGCTCCATCGGGTGCAGCTGAGAGGTGCACCCAAACATCAGCCGGTCAGAGGGCACCACGGTCCTCAAGGGCTTCCCGAGCAGCCGGCAGCCGCAGGTCCAGGCAGGGGGAGCGGAATCGGACACGAAGCCGCTCCCCAATCCAATCTCAGGCGCCACGTTCCAGCAGCCATCCCCAAAGGCGCTCTGGGAGGAGCCACGCACCTGCTCCAACGGCTGAGAGTGGCTCCCCACGCTACACCAGACGGGGAGCACTGGGGTCGTCAGGGGATGCCCCAGCGGCTGATGGAAGAAGCCAGCCCAGGCAGCTAGTGCAGGCCCAGACACGAAGCCGTTCCCCTGTGGAACTGCGGCCTGCACAATCCCGGGGCCAGCTCCAAAGACACCACAGGAGCCAGTCCAGGCGACGAAGGCCAGCCCAGGTGCAAAGCCGCTCCCGGGTACATCGGGCCACGAATCCCCGCAGCCGGCCCCAAAGTGGCCGCAGGACTAGCCGCATGTGAGCCCCGTGTGCTGGCTCATTTTGCTGACAACAACTTACGCAAGATTCCAAACAGCGCTAGATGTCATTCCATTCAGTGATAATAATCTcaaaaatgtcttaaaataaactcaaaaaaaatttacaaaaaaaattgtctaTGCCTAAACTATTATGAGTTATagttcaagagaaaaaaagaaaataaataatgtaagaATGCTgcatccttttttcttcccatggcTACTACCCACAATGATGGCAGAAAGAATCATATAGACCATGGTGGAAGCACTATTCAGAAAGACCAGAAACAGTGAATTACAGTGATGCAAgcacatctttcagaaaaacatttattgcaTCAAGTACCAGAATTACGGCTGCTGTCAATTTAACTTAATGCAGAGCTCAAAGACTGAATTTATCAAGTATCTTACAAtgccccaggagcagctggaTGTGAACCCCATGTGCTGGCTCCGGTCCTCAGAGGTCAGCACAATAGAAACTGGAGTTCTCTTAGACGTTTCTTAGTGCCGTTCTCCTGTGCCTTTCCCAAGGTGGGATGCATTCGGGGCTGGAACCCCAGGGTACTCTTCTCCCTTGCACATATCCCTTCCATACTTTCCTTCCCATGGCTGGGTCTAGGCAGAGCTGCGTTTCAGCCCCAGTTCCATTGGGGCTCAACATCTCCAATGCCCGCAGGCCAAGACCAGGCTAGCAGGGGCATCTATGTTCTGGCAATGCTTATGGCCTTGGGGCTGTCACTGTGTCCATGGCATGGAAGTCACCTCCCCCAGCAACCAGCTGTGGGCTGAGCCAGGGCCTGCCTGGGTTctccttctgcatttctgcagtgccagAAGCTCTGAGTGGTGGTTCTGCTTTGAGTGCTTGAACCACTAATTTCTGTCCCAAAGTCATTTTGTCTATCAAGCCTCCTGTATGAgtcctgtaggccccctttaggtactggaaggtcacTATGAGGTCCCCTCAAgtgccttctccaggctgaggaGCCACTACTTTCACAGCCTGTCCTAACAGGGAAGATGCTTCAGCCCCCTGATGATCTCtctggccctcctctggtccTGCTCCAATGTCCCTCTTCtattgggggccccagaactggacgtGGTACTCCcggtggggtctcacaagagcagagtagaggggcagaatccTCTACTACTCTATTGCTCCTCTAGGAGCAGCTCTGTTCCTGCCACTGCTTGTACACACGATGGCCACCCGTTATCTACTTGACCCAGTTGTCTAGAGCAATATCCCACCAGCCTCTTCCAGGACTCAGTGTGCTCTCTTAGCACTTCCGTTACAATGTGATGCCTTTTGTGCACATGTCATACAAAAGGCTTTTCCAGACTGGGAAGTGCCAGAGCAGCTTTCAATTGGATAAAGGCAGTTTGGCATTCTGGGTTCTATTCCGAAGattctccttctcctttaaCAGCTTAAGCAAACAAAGGTTTCACAATCAGTCCATAATTCCGTATTCACATCAACACCATCCTGCCATACTCAACGTAAGAAAGTGCGCCGTTCCTGTTTTGGCTTTGGCTCTGGTGTTTGATGCACTGCCTTCTTTCTCTCAATCTCCAAGCTTCAATATCCCGGAGTGATGATAAAACATACATACATCACAGGCTGTGATTTCTTCTTCAGTGAAGAAGAATTCTTTTGAGGTGCATGCACCATCCATAATATAGCTAATGCATGTAACCAACAGATTCTTCATACATTCCATTTCAGAATGTATTTAGGTCAACTGATAATGGTGTCACAAATATTCCAAAAAATCAACCATTTTTTCGGCACTTTTGAAACCCGTTCTCAAATTCCTTAGTCAAAACGGAAAGCACGGGTGCATATTTCTGGCTGTTTGTGGGACTGTGTTTATCCACTGTATCAAAATTCATAAAATGATTCGCCGTGATTTGAGTTTGCAACACAGTGCACCCTGCCTCCTGCTTACAGCCCAGCCAGTACTGATCGCACACCAGTGTTTGGGCACAGGTGAACAGTTAGTGCTCTGAATGTGCGACCTCCCAGGCTTTTCTGACTACCTCGTCTGTATGTCTATATCACTTTccaatattctttaaaatatccatcctttttttcatctctgtcaAAATGAACACCACAAACAAATAGCCGTAAGCTGGCATAGACAATGGAAGTCTTCTGCAATACTACTGGGCATTTCTGTTTGCGTTTAATTGATGGATTCTTAACCGAGGCGACTTCACCACAACACATTAGATCCTACAGCACGACTAAGTATCTTAAGGTCAAGCAGCTTGATGCATGGATTTTTAAACGCATCAAATAACTTAACCTAGCCAGTTCTCTGCTACCATTTTGCTGACAAGAACTTACGGAACATTCAAAACTGTGCTAGAAGTCATTCAATGATAATCATCtcaaaaatatcttaaaattaactcaaaaaaaaagaaaaaacaaaataaactgtcTACACCTAAAGTATTATGAGTTACAGTGCAGTGCGGgcggggggggaggaagggcgggaagggagaaaataaagaatgtaAGAATGCTAcatcctcttttcttctcatgGATTCTAACAGTAATGATGGCAGAAACAATCATATAGAACCGTGGAGAAAACACTATTCAGAAAGACCATAAACAGTCAATTCCAAATATGTAAGCAAATCTGTGTAAAAGCAatcaaaacaaccaaacaatCAATACCCAGCAATTTTAAGTTATTGGGAAGAAGAGAATAAGGAAGTCTTTAACCCTTTTAAGacatatattaatattatttccGCAGCACGTATCGAGACAAAGTTATGCTTGCTTGTATTACATAGATTTCCAAGGAACATGGCCCACCAGACCTTTCAGGAGCCCAAAAATGAGCCATTGCACAGAGGCACTGTTCCGTTTGACAACAGTAAAGGGAATAACTGAGTGCAGCAGCTGCCTTACACAGCACGAGTCACTGCCAAGGGTGGCACATGAACTTTTGGCATATATATGTTCATATTCACATGCAGAAATTACaacacagaaatataaaatgagtAACAAATGACTTTGCACATTCAAAGCTTCAGTCCTAACTTTAACAGGCGCTTTCCACTACAGAAATTCAGTATTCACGGCACGGCtttggaggagaagaaaaaatatacagcaaGAAAGGTCTTCCACCTCTGTCACTGCAAAAACAACATGttcattctaaaataaaatcaggaggAGTGCAACTCACTTAACAGAACCAATTAAATTCCATTATTTATTAAATGTTCTGTTCCTTGGGTGAAACAGAGATGAAAGGTTTCTTGGGTGAAAAAGCATGGAGGAAGAGTGTGTGCATAAACGCCAGAATGTGCTGGGTCTTTTAGCCACTGcctatttcaaaagaaaaaatctaagAAGAATATTTCACCAAATAGGTTGAGAGCTTACTGAcgctttatttttcttaccaaaacattttccttctcaagaTTTCCTGCTTATTTGTTCTAAGAACTCTAAGACAAGTTCCCTGCAGTCTCGCTGTATCTTATAACATAGCTGCTACCATAAATGCACCATTTTTAAGTCATAGTGAAGGTTGCTTTGCTCCTTTTCAAGAAAACTTTGCCTTGCACGTAGCCCACAGCAACTAACAGAAATCATGAACACTGCTTGCAGCTCTGAAGCTTATGAACGTGAATTCCTACACGTTAGGAAGtcaagaaagaaatatgaacaTCTCCACTGTGTGCCCAAAGCACTGAACAAGAGGAAACAAGGATTGGGAAACCGCACCGGGTTAACTGGCTGTGCCACAGCAATTGAGTTTTTCCAACGTCTCAAATGTGTACTGCAGTGAAAATCCAGCACCCAACAAGGAGAATTTGCAGATCTGTGCAGCGATAAAGCACACGTGTCCAACCCACTGGCTTGCCGGAGCCATACTGAatgaagaagaatgaagaaggTCTTTGATCGCATATAAAATACACATTGTAGTTCGGTTACACAAGAAAAAAGCTGTCCTgatttttaagttgtttttattaaagcattCCGCTTGTGTCAGGAGTGTACGTGAGTCACgcagttcctgcagcagcacaaacacaccTGTTCCCACCGGGGCAGTGATCAGGGAGAAGTCCAGCCCTCACCCCCAGAAGCGAGGCTCCACTGCCCCTAACCGCGcttctgctgcaggcacaggtCCTGAGCATGGCCATTCTCTGCTGCCAGTGCccctgctgcagaaacaagaTCGCCACACTGAGCGCCTTCAGACACGCACAACATGGGGATGTCAACCCCACTCGGGCTGGTGTCCTGCTGCTCTGGCAGGCCTGGCCCTCTGCTGTCCATGAGCTCTGTGCCAGGGTAGAAGAACACGGCTGCCCTAGGGTGGATCCAGGGCTGCAGCCGTGCCCGAGGGACAGACAGCTCCACTGGCACGGGGATCATTGGCAGCAGGTGGAGGGAAGCGatccttcctcctgcagcacggTCAACACCCGGCCCCTCAGTCTGCGCAGAGCCCACGCCTTCCTGCTTGGGTATCCAGGGCCCCCACCTTCACCCGCCAGGTGGTGACTGTGTCACAGTGGGTGCCAGGGAGCGGCCACTGTGACCCATGGGGCTGCGAGCAGAACAAAGGCTGCCAAGCTCAGAACCTGCGTCAGTGCGACTTGGTGAGGTGCGGAGAGGGCAGGGAGGAAAGGGCTGCCTGAGGCTGATAGCGGGAGGAAGGCTCCCACCCccctgtgccctgtgctgtCAACTCACCCTTGTCCTGCTTCTCCCTCAGAGTTGGCAGAGGAGTGTGCAGAGGAGAAAGCTCAGCGTTGCCGGAGCAGGAACTCTGCAAGTGCTCGCTGTCGATGTGCGCCATGGAGGCTCCCAACTGGACGGAGCCAGGTGAGAGCCAAGCATCCCTACTCACAGCTCCCCATCACCAGGCAGAGGGGTCTTGGGTCTCTGCCTGTGGCTGAGAAGGGGGGCAGGCGTGGGCAGGGACTCCCCAGCCGCTGTGGGCAGGGTGGGTCCCTCTGCGCGTTGGCTGGGGTGGCACCGCTTGGGCCGTCCGTGGCTGTCTGCTGGGGCTGACAGCCTGCAATACCCTCcttgcccagcacagccctcagggaCAGCTGGCCCTGCACCGCACTCACTGCTTTTGCTCTCTCCTCTCCAGCGTGCATGCTGTGTGGCCAGACAGATGCTGACCCAGACATCTGTGGGCTCAAGCACCTGGACTCTGGGATATGTGCCCATGCATTCTGTATGGTGAGTGCCCCTGGGGCTCCTTCTTTGCACCTTCCTCCAAGCAAtggttccttccttcctgtcctCACACGatcctgctcttttctctcaaaCAGGCATTTTCCAACGGCCTTCTCCAGCAGGCAACTAGAGTGAACACGACTGCTGAGGTGTCCCCTGCATACGTCCAACGCGTAATccaggaggcagagcagaaggtgAGGACCTGACCGAGCAGGCTGGTTTGGGCCAGGAGAGGCTCCTCAAGCTCAGCCTGGTCCCCAGGAAGCAATCCTGGCCCTTCCAGCCAGCTCCAGTGCCTGCATGCTCTGTCCTGAGCCCTGCGCACAGGTGCAGGGCCAGCCACAAAGGCGCTGAGCCTGCTCCTgatggcactgctctgctccttccagcactgcttcattTGTGGCGAAACGGGGGCCCCCATCACGTGTGCAGAGACGGGCTGTGAACTGAGTTTCCATCTGCCCTGCGCCCGGGTGGGTGAATGTGTCACCCAGTATTATGGAAACTACAGGTAAGGACAACCCCTGTTGGCAATACCAGCCAAGGAAGTGAGCAACCCCCTGTGACTGCTCTCATTAGCCTGCAGAGCCAAGGCCCGGGGCTCCCTCCCATTCCTCTGCCCTCCGCACAGCTCTTCTCACCTTGCCCATCCCTTCCGTCTTCCCCCAGTTCATTCTGCCagaagcacagccctgagcaggcTGCGGAGGCGACTCCAGAGCAAAACACCAACTGCATTATCTGCATGGAGCCAGTGGAGGACAACAAGTCCTACAGCACCCTGGTGTGCCCAGCCTGCAAACACGCCTGGTTCCACCGGGCCTGTATCCAGGTGGGAGCCCTCCCCTACACCAGCGGGCAAGCTGCAGCAGGCAACCCGCAGCACCTGAGCCTGCTCCCGCTCCCACTGATGACTGTGTTTCTGCTACAGGGACAGGCCATCCGTGCGGGCATTGACTGCTTCCAGTGCCCCCTCTGCAGAGATGCGGATGCCTTCCTCTCTGACATGCTCATCATGGGCATCCGAATCCCACTCAGGTTGGTGTTTTTCTGCCCGCTCTTGAGAATCAAGGGCACAAGCGCTGCGCCTGCCCAGGGACGGCTCCGGCAGGCCTGGCCCTTTGCTGCCCGTGACCCCAGGCTGCCCTCAGCTTCAAGGGGAAGCTGGAAATGGGCTTGGAGTGgaagagcagggctgctctgcagcagccttagtccaggggcagcaggagctcattgcattttctcctttctctggcAGTGGACCAATGTGGGAAGACGGCAATGCATACGCATCGCTGGGAGTGAGACACGGGCGCTGTGATGCCACCGAGTGCCTTTGTccacagggcagggagcaggcagagggagaggGGTGAGTTAGCTCAGCAGCCCTCGGGGGCTACGCGTGGGATCTCAGGCTAGGGGAACAAGCACTCCTTGCCTTGATGCACTTTGTCCTCACAGCCACAAcccctttcttttcccaggcCCTGGGAGATGCTcctgtgcagctcctgtgctgcagaaggcaCTCACcggtgctgctcccagctgagcAACAGTGCGGACGAGTGGGAGTGCCAAGCCTGTGCTGGCGTGGGCACTGGTAAGAGGCAAATAGCCATGTGGGGGCCAGGCAAGGCCTGGCAGCGGGTGCCCGAGACAGCCTTGCCAAAGTCTCTCTGGCCCAAGCTGGATGGCAGCCTGGCCCGCGCCGGGGCTGGACGCCCACCCTGCTGACCTTCCTGACTTTCCCCCTTACAGCCTCCACTGTCAACTCAGAGGTCACCGGCCCCAGCACCGCCAGCCAGCAAGGactgctgccatcccacagTTCCACTGcacctgagagcagcagctccagcactgccagccaggcAGCATCACGGCCTGGTCACAGTTCCCAGGTGCCTGACAGCGGCAGCCAGTCCAGCCAGCCTGGGACAGGCCAAAGCCATGCTGCAGCTCCATCGGGTGCAGCTGAGAGGTGCACCCCAACGTCGGCCGGTCAGAGGGCACCACGGTCCTCAAGGGCTTCCCGAGCAGCCGGCAGCCGCAGGTCCAGGCAGGGGGAGCGGAATCGGACACGAAGCCGCTCCCCAATCCAATCTCAGGCGCCACGTTCCAGCAGTCATCCCCAGAGGCGCTCTGGGAGGAGCCACGCACCTGCTCCAATGGCTGAGAGTGGCTCCCCACGCTACACCAGACGGGGAGCACTGCGGTCGTCAGGGGATGCCCCAGCGGCTGATGGAAGAAGCCAGCCCAGGCAGCTAGTGCAGGCCCAGACACGAAGCCGTTCCCCTGTGGAACGGCGGCCTGCACAATCCCGGGGCCAGCTCCAAAGACACCACAGGAGCCAGTCCAGGCGACGAAGGCCAGCCCAGGTGCAAAGCCGCTCCCGGGTACATCGGGCCACGAATCCCCGCAGCCGGCCCCAAAGTGGCCGCAGGACTAGCCGCATGTGAGCCCCGTGTGCTGGCTCATTTTGCTGACAACAACTTACGCAAGATTCCAAACAGTGCTAGATGTCATTCCATTCAATGATAATAATCTcaaaaatgtcttaaaataaactcaaaaaaaatttacaaaaaaaaacgTTCTGTGCCTAAAGTATTATGAGTTATagttcaggagaaaaaaagaaaataaataacgTAAGAATGCTgcatccttttttcttcccatggcTACTACCCACAATGATGGCAGAAAGAATCATATAGACCATGGTGGAAGCACTATTCAGAAAGACCAGAAACAGTGAATTACAGTTATGCAAGCacatctttcaaaaaaatatttattgcattaaGTACCAGAATTATTACTGCTGTCAATTTAACTTAATGCAGAGCTCAAAGAGTGGATTTAGCAACTGTCTTTTGTGTCTGGTGCATGAATCTCATCCAGTATATTTCTTATACTTTCTACACAAAcctcttctttttgttgtttcatgCATACTTGTTTCCATATTTCTTCAAATCTTTCATCTGAAATGTTCACACCAATGTTGTGAAGAATTTGTGCTACCTATAAAAGAATACAACTCATGTAATTCTGATTGGTAATTTCTTTAAACTAGACTGTAAAGTCTAGTTTTCACATACATTCGCAATCCACATCCTGGATGATTAACCCATGAAGTTCCCACATCAGTGAAATGGAATCTTATATTGATGAAAACAGTGGTATACAAAACTGTTTTAATAAGGTTGAAACAACTTTAATGTTGAAAATACAAATACGAATACTACTATGTGGAGGATAAATAACTAGAAGTTCTCATAACTTTCTTTATCAATACTAActtattaaaatacaattatgTCCTGACTCATCAGCAGCCATAAAATACTCACTGACTAAACCTTACATTATCAAGTGCACACATGGTTTTGTCTTGCTCTTATGTACTATCAACACGATCATATTGAATATCAAGTACACGCTATTACTCAGCCAAgtaatttaaattcttttttactATTGGATTCTATTGAAGACAACAGCAGGTTTAGAAAcactttgttcctttttaacAGGAAACATCACATTACAAAACTGTTTCATAGTCAGAATTGTCATCAATTACTAGAGGCCTATTCACAAACTGATACTATGACACAACTTCAGGTTTTCATGTAATAATTTAGTTAGCTACTAAATGTTTCGAGATATTAATGATCCATGCCAATATAAATCAAAAGAACATCACCAACACTGAAGCAACCTATTTCATGAGTATTGGATGATTTAATGCACTCAGAGATAGTTCTGTACTGCACTCTGTATAGCCTGTGTAGTCTACAATGGAGGATGACATCTCAGGCCACATAACTTCAGAGATCTATCTGGAGCTTGACAGGTACAATGGACTTCTCAGTGAAGCACAAATTCTATTTGCTGTTAGCCATacactgcacacacagattTCCTGCTTGAGAGCTACATTATAAAATGGTAAATGCTCATGTGCATGACAAGCTATTTTAAGGATATTTATGGAACATGACACTATATCTTTTACATCCCCACCACTAAttagcaacatttttttctgcaaaatgtaTGCACTTCCAGATGTACTTTCATATGACATCCAGTCATTTATCTAATAAAATGACTAGAAGAGATGGACAGTttgttaatgtttctttttccatttcagattaaaatttcatattttcctaTCGTTGACTCATAAATCATATTTCAATAATTAAGTGATCtcttttttcattagaaaatgctgagaaataaaatagaaaaaccaTAAGCAACatagaacaaggggcaacaTTGTTTTAGCATTTATGCTGGATGAACTTTGGGTTGCCAAACAAGAGTGGTAGCAGCCCCCAAAGATATCagttgaaaaatgcttttaaattgcTATTAGCAAAACCAGGCAGTTCAAGGGAAGACAATCTGGCCaaaatttttactgaaaattccTGTGTGACAGAAACTAATTTTACACATCTGCAAAATTCTTTctctaggaaaacaaaaacaacaacaacaaaaaacctatttatgcatttatttttatatgattCTATCTACTGATAGAATTATACAATAATTCATGTGGAAGAGATCTCTGGAGATAATCCATCTAATCATACAATCAAAGAAGGGCTAAATTCATCACTAAACCATATTCCTTGGGATGTGGCTCAGAACTTGAATACATCCAAAGATGGAAATTTCACATCTGttctgaattacagaatcacaggatcataggGGTTAGAAAGGACCCCTAGAGATCATCTTGTTCAACCGCAAAACACATTCAAAAGAGTAAGCTGCACAGACATGTGTGAAGGcaggttttgagtatctccagaaaaggagactccacaagcttgttccagtgctctgccacaCTCAAagtaaagacatttttcctcatgttcacaTGGAATTTCccgtgttccagtttgtgcctgtttATCTTTGTCCCATCACCAGAGACCACTGAAAAAATCTTAGGCCCAACCTCTTGTCACCCacccttcagatatttacaaGCATTGATAAAatcccctcagtcttctctttccCAGGTTGAACTGGTCcaagtctctcagcctttcctcataagcGAGATGCTCCACACCCCTAaacatcttcatggcccttcactggactctctccagtagttccctgtctttcttaaaTTGAgaacccagaactggatacagtactccagacccaagagatggaacacctcccctgtgaagagaggctgagagagctggtgctcttcagcctgaagaagagaaggctctggggagatctcataGCAGCTTTCAATATCAAAATAGGGACTTTAAGAAAGAAGATtacagactttttagcaggCTTTATTGTGGttggacaaggggaaatggtttcatacTATAAGAGTGGatatttagattggatataagaaagtTTTTCTATGATAAgtgtagtgaagcactggagtagggtgtccagagaggtggtgaatgaCCCATCCCTtaagacattcaaggtcaggctgggcagggctctgagcaactggATCTTGCTGTAGaagtccctgttcattgtaagggagttggactagatgacttttaaagataccttccaactcaaatgattctatgattctacatggCCTCCccaaggcagagtagagggagaggatcacctcccttgacctgctggccagcTCTTTCTAACACAGCCCAAGATACCATTG belongs to Lagopus muta isolate bLagMut1 chromosome 7, bLagMut1 primary, whole genome shotgun sequence and includes:
- the LOC125696166 gene encoding PHD finger protein 7-like, with amino-acid sequence MEAPNWTEPACMLCGQTDADPDICGLKHLDSGICAHAFCMAFSNGLLQQATRVNMTAEVSPAYVQRVIQEAEQKHCFICGETGAPITCAETGCELSFHLPCARVGECVTQYYGNYSSFCQKHSPEQAAEATPEQNTNCIICMEPVEDNKSYSTLVCPACKHAWFHRACIQVGALPYTSGQAAAGNPQHLSLLPLPLMTVFLLQGQAIRAGIDCFQCPLCRDADAFLSDMLIMGIRIPLSGPMWEDGNAYASLGVRHGRCDATECLCPQGREQAEGEGPWEMLLCSSCAAEGTHRCCSQLSNSADEWECQACAGVGTASTVNSEDTGPSTASQQGLLPSHSSTAPESSSSSTASQAASRPGHSSQVPDSGSQSSQPGTGQSHAAAPSGAAERCTQTSAGQRAPRSSRASRAAGSRRSRQGERNRTRSRSPIQSQAPRSSSHPQRRSGRSHAPAPTAESGSPRYTRRGALGSSGDAPAADGRSQPRQLVQAQTRSRSPVELRPAQSRGQLQRHHRSQSRRRRPAQVQSRSRVHRATNPRSRPQSGRRTSRM
- the LOC125696167 gene encoding PHD finger protein 7-like, giving the protein MEAPNWTEPACMLCGQTDADPDICGLKHLDSGICAHAFCMAFSNGLLQQATRVNTTAEVSPAYVQRVIQEAEQKHCFICGETGAPITCAETGCELSFHLPCARVGECVTQYYGNYSSFCQKHSPEQAAEATPEQNTNCIICMEPVEDNKSYSTLVCPACKHAWFHRACIQVGALPYTSGQAAAGNPQHLSLLPLPLMTVFLLQGQAIRAGIDCFQCPLCRDADAFLSDMLIMGIRIPLSGPMWEDGNAYASLGVRHGRCDATECLCPQGREQAEGEGPWEMLLCSSCAAEGTHRCCSQLSNSADEWECQACAGVGTASTVNSEVTGPSTASQQGLLPSHSSTAPESSSSSTASQAASRPGHSSQVPDSGSQSSQPGTGQSHAAAPSGAAERCTPTSAGQRAPRSSRASRAAGSRRSRQGERNRTRSRSPIQSQAPRSSSHPQRRSGRSHAPAPMAESGSPRYTRRGALRSSGDAPAADGRSQPRQLVQAQTRSRSPVERRPAQSRGQLQRHHRSQSRRRRPAQVQSRSRVHRATNPRSRPQSGRRTSRM